The following coding sequences are from one Melanotaenia boesemani isolate fMelBoe1 chromosome 17, fMelBoe1.pri, whole genome shotgun sequence window:
- the phactr4a gene encoding phosphatase and actin regulator 4A isoform X1 translates to MGHSASSETVAQQPAQHNTDNVVDLQQSTTGEDEGHSGGGTPPAKRKGKLSKMGKIFKPWKWRKKKPSDKFTETSIALERKISVRKTRQELIAIGVLKDIPENESSEANYSKAPPLKNGHPTPMDVDRVSEAGVRVSQGESDIKGNPVRLPQGDERRSRVPSDFSRNNRAPLDVDSHARFPVEADRRSRLPSDMDKRGGSLPRGPPQDDRYRREERRDYKDDKENRGRKDREDVERRDKREERERDGVVDRREDRDSRERREWRDDRERKDERTDRDIRERKDRDEKGRRDREERELKDRERKDREGRDPDERVKRERDERREDRDWRPERERRENRDDRERKDAPTERDDRERREDQYRGDDRAKRNDRDGKEDRPVPKRSVDDSKPGLRPYSEMDIRAPLQKTSSEESRKARPASDAGRTTLPRYNPPVEFRERSESAGVRFAPDPPHRVQDSQREPPSPKQALLPPKFLTSDSGQSPTPPCLSSSSSSSSVDNAVSKPPRTVSLDVPRPAHAASASSADSNMPPPIPPHAKQPPVPPPKPSNRNSSLLLPADPSQPGNAAIVVPVPAKRSPPTPPKRMTPVTNRHSVDPSQVPECPPAEPSSAPVEVPPAVLREESKENPAVPEPLPPSHIPPSPPRVKSLQLPSKTSFDPLPTVQAEPPSPTTEPPSQPPPIPLHILIQRALANPGPVQPKSDGSQRAHSLLFESPPNLFEEAGGNLRHSLPVTIEPLRLPEDDDFDMEEELRKLNPMRAPRQPNLEPRSRTGLVEDPRVSVIPEGGGPEEDSDSDGPILYRDDKEEEDDDDDEEGPPSGLASRVNRKDTLALKLERQERDAQENQDGMSWNNKEQWLAVRNKIGTTLTRRLSQRPTAEELEQRNILQAKNEVDRRLERSEIKRRLTRKLSQRPTVAELQARKILRFHEYVESTHAEDYDRRADKPWTKLTPADKAAIRKELNEFKSSEMEVHEDSRIYTRFHRP, encoded by the exons ACAATGTGGTGGACCTGCAGCAGAGCACGACAGGAGAGGACGAAGGGCACTCTGGTGGAGGAACGCCTCCAGCTAAACGCAAAGGCAAGCTCTCCAAAATGGGAAAGATCTTCAAACCCTggaaatggaggaagaagaagccAAGCGACAAGTTCACTGAGACATCTATAG CTTTGGAAAGAAAAATTTCTGTTAGGAAAACTCGGCAAGAGCTTATCGCAATAGGAGTGTTAAAGGACATCCCAGAAAACG AAAGCAGCGAAGCAAACTATTCCAAAGCTCCACCGCTGAAAAATGGACATCCTACGCCTATGGATGTGGATCGGGTGTCGGAAGCAGGAGTGCGAGTATCTCAAGGGGAGTCAGATATCAAAGGGAATCCTGTCCGGCTTCCTCAGGGAGACGAACGTCGAAGCAGAGTGCCGTCCGATTTTTCCCGAAATAACAGGGCACCTTTGGATGTGGACTCCCACGCCAGATTCCCTGTGGAGGCTGATAGACGGAGCCGTCTCCCCTCCGATATGGATAAGAGAGGAGGATCTTTACCTCGAGGACCTCCGCAAGATGATAGATACCGCAGGGAAGAGAGGAGAGATTACAAAGATGACAAGGAGAACAGAGGGAGGAAGGACAGGGAAGATGTGGAAAGAAGGGACAAGCGAGAGGAAAGGGAAAGGGATGGAGTAGTTGACCGGAGAGAAGACAGAGACTCAAGAGAAAGGCGGGAATGGAGAGATGACAGGGAGAGAAAGGATGaaaggacagacagagacaTTCGAGAAAGAAAGGATCGGGATGAGAAAGGGCGAAGGGATCGGGAAGAGCGGGAGTTGAAAGATCGGGAAAGAAAGGATCGAGAAGGGAGGGATCCAGATGAGCGGGTAAAGAGGGAGCGTGATGAAAGGAGGGAGGACAGGGACTGGCGACCAGAGCGTGAAAGGAGAGAGAATCGAGACGACAGGGAGAGGAAAGATGCACCAACGGAAAGAGATGATagggagaggagagaggaccaGTATAGAGGAGATGACCGGGCAAAGAGGAACGATAGGGATGGTAAAGAAGACAGACCGGTGCCTAAGCGGTCCGTGGACGACTCGAAGCCTGGACTGAGGCCCTACTCGGAGATGGACATAAGGGCTCCTCTGCAAAAAACCTCCTCGGAGGAAAGCAGGAAAGCTCGCCCGGCCTCGGATGCCGGCAGGACCACCCTGCCCAGATACAACCCACCTGTGGAGTTCAGAGAGCGCTCTG AGTCCGCCGGGGTCCGCTTTGCCCCCGACCCTCCTCATCGAGTACAGGACTCCCAGCGGGAACCTCCCTCACCCAAGCAGGCTTTGCTCCCCCCTAAATTCCTCACCTCCGATTCCGGCCAGAGCCCGACCCCTCCCTgcctctcctcttcatcctcttcatcctcggTCGACAATGCTGTCTCCAAACCGCCGAGGACGGTGTCCCTAGATGTGCCTCGACCTGCTCATGCTGCCTCTGCTTCGTCAGCTGACTCCAACATGCCTCCCCCCATCCCTCCTCATGCCAAGCAGCCTCCCGTCCCTCCACCTAAACCCTCCAACCGCAACAGCAGCCTCTTGCTGCCTG CAGATCCTTCTCAGCCTGGCAACGCTGCCATCGTAGTCCCAGTACCTGCCAAGCGCTCCCCACCAACCCCACCCAAGAGGATGACGCCCGTCACCAACCGCCACTCAGTGGATCCCTCTCAGGTCCCCGAGTGCCCCCCTGCCGAGCCCTCCTCTGCCCCTGTTGAGGTGCCCCCGGCTGTCCTTAGAGAAGAAAGCAAGGAGAATCCAGCAGTTCCAGAGCCTTTGCCGCCCTCCCACATACCTCCATCACCTCCCAGGGTTAAGTCGCTCCAGCTGCCCAGCAAAACCTCCTTTGATCCCTTGCCCACTGTGCAAGCTGAGCCCCCCAGCCCAACCACAGAGCCTCCCAGCCAGCCTCCACCCATCCCTCTACACATCCTGATCCAGAGAGCTCTGGCTAACCCCGGCCCGGTTCAGCCCAAATCAGATGGCTCACAGAGGGCCCACTCGCTGCTGTTTGAGTCTCCTCCAAATCTCTTCGAAGAGGCAGGGGGCAACCTGCGCCATTCCCTCCCCGTCACCATCGAGCCTCTCAGGCT GCCCGAGGATGACGACTTCGACAtggaggaggagctgaggaAGCTCAACCCTATGAGGGCTCCCCGCCAGCCGAACCTGGAGCCCCGCAGCAGGACAGGGCTGGTGGAGGACCCCAGAGTGAGCGTCATCCCTGAGGGAGGGGGCCCCGAAGAGGATTCGGACTCAGACGGCCCCATCCTGTACCGAGACgacaaagaggaggaggatgatgatgatgatgaggaagggCCTCCAA GTGGGCTGGCGAGCCGTGTGAATAGGAAAGACACGTTGGCTCTGAAGTTGGAGAGACAGGAGCGGGATGCTCAGGAAAACCAGGACGGTATGAGCTGGAACAACAAGGAGCAGTGGTTGGCTGTGAGGAACAAGATCGGTACCACCCTTACACG GCGGCTGAGTCAGAGACCAACAGCAGAGGAgctggagcagagaaacatcctTCAAG CCAAGAATGAAGTGGACCGGCGGCTGGAGAGAAGCGAGATTAAACGGAGGCTCACCAGAAAG TTGTCTCAAAGACCCACGGTGGCCGAGCTGCAGGCCAGGAAGATCCTCCGCTTCCACGAGTATGTGGAGAGCACCCACGCCGAGGACTACGACCGGAGAGCGGACAAACCCTGGACCAAGCTCACTCCTGCTGACAAG GCGGCCATCCGTAAGGAGCTGAATGAATTCAAAAGTTCGGAGATGGAGGTTCATGAGGACAGCAGGATCTACACCCG GTTTCATCGGCCTTAG
- the phactr4a gene encoding phosphatase and actin regulator 4A isoform X2, with product MGHSASSETVAQQPAQHNTDNVVDLQQSTTGEDEGHSGGGTPPAKRKGKLSKMGKIFKPWKWRKKKPSDKFTETSIALERKISVRKTRQELIAIGVLKDIPENESSEANYSKAPPLKNGHPTPMDVDRVSEAGVRVSQGESDIKGNPVRLPQGDERRSRVPSDFSRNNRAPLDVDSHARFPVEADRRSRLPSDMDKRGGSLPRGPPQDDRYRREERRDYKDDKENRGRKDREDVERRDKREERERDGVVDRREDRDSRERREWRDDRERKDERTDRDIRERKDRDEKGRRDREERELKDRERKDREGRDPDERVKRERDERREDRDWRPERERRENRDDRERKDAPTERDDRERREDQYRGDDRAKRNDRDGKEDRPVPKRSVDDSKPGLRPYSEMDIRAPLQKTSSEESRKARPASDAGRTTLPRYNPPVEFRERSESAGVRFAPDPPHRVQDSQREPPSPKQALLPPKFLTSDSGQSPTPPCLSSSSSSSSVDNAVSKPPRTVSLDVPRPAHAASASSADSNMPPPIPPHAKQPPVPPPKPSNRNSSLLLPDPSQPGNAAIVVPVPAKRSPPTPPKRMTPVTNRHSVDPSQVPECPPAEPSSAPVEVPPAVLREESKENPAVPEPLPPSHIPPSPPRVKSLQLPSKTSFDPLPTVQAEPPSPTTEPPSQPPPIPLHILIQRALANPGPVQPKSDGSQRAHSLLFESPPNLFEEAGGNLRHSLPVTIEPLRLPEDDDFDMEEELRKLNPMRAPRQPNLEPRSRTGLVEDPRVSVIPEGGGPEEDSDSDGPILYRDDKEEEDDDDDEEGPPSGLASRVNRKDTLALKLERQERDAQENQDGMSWNNKEQWLAVRNKIGTTLTRRLSQRPTAEELEQRNILQAKNEVDRRLERSEIKRRLTRKLSQRPTVAELQARKILRFHEYVESTHAEDYDRRADKPWTKLTPADKAAIRKELNEFKSSEMEVHEDSRIYTRFHRP from the exons ACAATGTGGTGGACCTGCAGCAGAGCACGACAGGAGAGGACGAAGGGCACTCTGGTGGAGGAACGCCTCCAGCTAAACGCAAAGGCAAGCTCTCCAAAATGGGAAAGATCTTCAAACCCTggaaatggaggaagaagaagccAAGCGACAAGTTCACTGAGACATCTATAG CTTTGGAAAGAAAAATTTCTGTTAGGAAAACTCGGCAAGAGCTTATCGCAATAGGAGTGTTAAAGGACATCCCAGAAAACG AAAGCAGCGAAGCAAACTATTCCAAAGCTCCACCGCTGAAAAATGGACATCCTACGCCTATGGATGTGGATCGGGTGTCGGAAGCAGGAGTGCGAGTATCTCAAGGGGAGTCAGATATCAAAGGGAATCCTGTCCGGCTTCCTCAGGGAGACGAACGTCGAAGCAGAGTGCCGTCCGATTTTTCCCGAAATAACAGGGCACCTTTGGATGTGGACTCCCACGCCAGATTCCCTGTGGAGGCTGATAGACGGAGCCGTCTCCCCTCCGATATGGATAAGAGAGGAGGATCTTTACCTCGAGGACCTCCGCAAGATGATAGATACCGCAGGGAAGAGAGGAGAGATTACAAAGATGACAAGGAGAACAGAGGGAGGAAGGACAGGGAAGATGTGGAAAGAAGGGACAAGCGAGAGGAAAGGGAAAGGGATGGAGTAGTTGACCGGAGAGAAGACAGAGACTCAAGAGAAAGGCGGGAATGGAGAGATGACAGGGAGAGAAAGGATGaaaggacagacagagacaTTCGAGAAAGAAAGGATCGGGATGAGAAAGGGCGAAGGGATCGGGAAGAGCGGGAGTTGAAAGATCGGGAAAGAAAGGATCGAGAAGGGAGGGATCCAGATGAGCGGGTAAAGAGGGAGCGTGATGAAAGGAGGGAGGACAGGGACTGGCGACCAGAGCGTGAAAGGAGAGAGAATCGAGACGACAGGGAGAGGAAAGATGCACCAACGGAAAGAGATGATagggagaggagagaggaccaGTATAGAGGAGATGACCGGGCAAAGAGGAACGATAGGGATGGTAAAGAAGACAGACCGGTGCCTAAGCGGTCCGTGGACGACTCGAAGCCTGGACTGAGGCCCTACTCGGAGATGGACATAAGGGCTCCTCTGCAAAAAACCTCCTCGGAGGAAAGCAGGAAAGCTCGCCCGGCCTCGGATGCCGGCAGGACCACCCTGCCCAGATACAACCCACCTGTGGAGTTCAGAGAGCGCTCTG AGTCCGCCGGGGTCCGCTTTGCCCCCGACCCTCCTCATCGAGTACAGGACTCCCAGCGGGAACCTCCCTCACCCAAGCAGGCTTTGCTCCCCCCTAAATTCCTCACCTCCGATTCCGGCCAGAGCCCGACCCCTCCCTgcctctcctcttcatcctcttcatcctcggTCGACAATGCTGTCTCCAAACCGCCGAGGACGGTGTCCCTAGATGTGCCTCGACCTGCTCATGCTGCCTCTGCTTCGTCAGCTGACTCCAACATGCCTCCCCCCATCCCTCCTCATGCCAAGCAGCCTCCCGTCCCTCCACCTAAACCCTCCAACCGCAACAGCAGCCTCTTGCTGCCTG ATCCTTCTCAGCCTGGCAACGCTGCCATCGTAGTCCCAGTACCTGCCAAGCGCTCCCCACCAACCCCACCCAAGAGGATGACGCCCGTCACCAACCGCCACTCAGTGGATCCCTCTCAGGTCCCCGAGTGCCCCCCTGCCGAGCCCTCCTCTGCCCCTGTTGAGGTGCCCCCGGCTGTCCTTAGAGAAGAAAGCAAGGAGAATCCAGCAGTTCCAGAGCCTTTGCCGCCCTCCCACATACCTCCATCACCTCCCAGGGTTAAGTCGCTCCAGCTGCCCAGCAAAACCTCCTTTGATCCCTTGCCCACTGTGCAAGCTGAGCCCCCCAGCCCAACCACAGAGCCTCCCAGCCAGCCTCCACCCATCCCTCTACACATCCTGATCCAGAGAGCTCTGGCTAACCCCGGCCCGGTTCAGCCCAAATCAGATGGCTCACAGAGGGCCCACTCGCTGCTGTTTGAGTCTCCTCCAAATCTCTTCGAAGAGGCAGGGGGCAACCTGCGCCATTCCCTCCCCGTCACCATCGAGCCTCTCAGGCT GCCCGAGGATGACGACTTCGACAtggaggaggagctgaggaAGCTCAACCCTATGAGGGCTCCCCGCCAGCCGAACCTGGAGCCCCGCAGCAGGACAGGGCTGGTGGAGGACCCCAGAGTGAGCGTCATCCCTGAGGGAGGGGGCCCCGAAGAGGATTCGGACTCAGACGGCCCCATCCTGTACCGAGACgacaaagaggaggaggatgatgatgatgatgaggaagggCCTCCAA GTGGGCTGGCGAGCCGTGTGAATAGGAAAGACACGTTGGCTCTGAAGTTGGAGAGACAGGAGCGGGATGCTCAGGAAAACCAGGACGGTATGAGCTGGAACAACAAGGAGCAGTGGTTGGCTGTGAGGAACAAGATCGGTACCACCCTTACACG GCGGCTGAGTCAGAGACCAACAGCAGAGGAgctggagcagagaaacatcctTCAAG CCAAGAATGAAGTGGACCGGCGGCTGGAGAGAAGCGAGATTAAACGGAGGCTCACCAGAAAG TTGTCTCAAAGACCCACGGTGGCCGAGCTGCAGGCCAGGAAGATCCTCCGCTTCCACGAGTATGTGGAGAGCACCCACGCCGAGGACTACGACCGGAGAGCGGACAAACCCTGGACCAAGCTCACTCCTGCTGACAAG GCGGCCATCCGTAAGGAGCTGAATGAATTCAAAAGTTCGGAGATGGAGGTTCATGAGGACAGCAGGATCTACACCCG GTTTCATCGGCCTTAG
- the phactr4a gene encoding phosphatase and actin regulator 4A isoform X3 — MALQSEVTYNVVDLQQSTTGEDEGHSGGGTPPAKRKGKLSKMGKIFKPWKWRKKKPSDKFTETSIALERKISVRKTRQELIAIGVLKDIPENESSEANYSKAPPLKNGHPTPMDVDRVSEAGVRVSQGESDIKGNPVRLPQGDERRSRVPSDFSRNNRAPLDVDSHARFPVEADRRSRLPSDMDKRGGSLPRGPPQDDRYRREERRDYKDDKENRGRKDREDVERRDKREERERDGVVDRREDRDSRERREWRDDRERKDERTDRDIRERKDRDEKGRRDREERELKDRERKDREGRDPDERVKRERDERREDRDWRPERERRENRDDRERKDAPTERDDRERREDQYRGDDRAKRNDRDGKEDRPVPKRSVDDSKPGLRPYSEMDIRAPLQKTSSEESRKARPASDAGRTTLPRYNPPVEFRERSESAGVRFAPDPPHRVQDSQREPPSPKQALLPPKFLTSDSGQSPTPPCLSSSSSSSSVDNAVSKPPRTVSLDVPRPAHAASASSADSNMPPPIPPHAKQPPVPPPKPSNRNSSLLLPADPSQPGNAAIVVPVPAKRSPPTPPKRMTPVTNRHSVDPSQVPECPPAEPSSAPVEVPPAVLREESKENPAVPEPLPPSHIPPSPPRVKSLQLPSKTSFDPLPTVQAEPPSPTTEPPSQPPPIPLHILIQRALANPGPVQPKSDGSQRAHSLLFESPPNLFEEAGGNLRHSLPVTIEPLRLPEDDDFDMEEELRKLNPMRAPRQPNLEPRSRTGLVEDPRVSVIPEGGGPEEDSDSDGPILYRDDKEEEDDDDDEEGPPSGLASRVNRKDTLALKLERQERDAQENQDGMSWNNKEQWLAVRNKIGTTLTRRLSQRPTAEELEQRNILQAKNEVDRRLERSEIKRRLTRKLSQRPTVAELQARKILRFHEYVESTHAEDYDRRADKPWTKLTPADKAAIRKELNEFKSSEMEVHEDSRIYTRFHRP; from the exons ACAATGTGGTGGACCTGCAGCAGAGCACGACAGGAGAGGACGAAGGGCACTCTGGTGGAGGAACGCCTCCAGCTAAACGCAAAGGCAAGCTCTCCAAAATGGGAAAGATCTTCAAACCCTggaaatggaggaagaagaagccAAGCGACAAGTTCACTGAGACATCTATAG CTTTGGAAAGAAAAATTTCTGTTAGGAAAACTCGGCAAGAGCTTATCGCAATAGGAGTGTTAAAGGACATCCCAGAAAACG AAAGCAGCGAAGCAAACTATTCCAAAGCTCCACCGCTGAAAAATGGACATCCTACGCCTATGGATGTGGATCGGGTGTCGGAAGCAGGAGTGCGAGTATCTCAAGGGGAGTCAGATATCAAAGGGAATCCTGTCCGGCTTCCTCAGGGAGACGAACGTCGAAGCAGAGTGCCGTCCGATTTTTCCCGAAATAACAGGGCACCTTTGGATGTGGACTCCCACGCCAGATTCCCTGTGGAGGCTGATAGACGGAGCCGTCTCCCCTCCGATATGGATAAGAGAGGAGGATCTTTACCTCGAGGACCTCCGCAAGATGATAGATACCGCAGGGAAGAGAGGAGAGATTACAAAGATGACAAGGAGAACAGAGGGAGGAAGGACAGGGAAGATGTGGAAAGAAGGGACAAGCGAGAGGAAAGGGAAAGGGATGGAGTAGTTGACCGGAGAGAAGACAGAGACTCAAGAGAAAGGCGGGAATGGAGAGATGACAGGGAGAGAAAGGATGaaaggacagacagagacaTTCGAGAAAGAAAGGATCGGGATGAGAAAGGGCGAAGGGATCGGGAAGAGCGGGAGTTGAAAGATCGGGAAAGAAAGGATCGAGAAGGGAGGGATCCAGATGAGCGGGTAAAGAGGGAGCGTGATGAAAGGAGGGAGGACAGGGACTGGCGACCAGAGCGTGAAAGGAGAGAGAATCGAGACGACAGGGAGAGGAAAGATGCACCAACGGAAAGAGATGATagggagaggagagaggaccaGTATAGAGGAGATGACCGGGCAAAGAGGAACGATAGGGATGGTAAAGAAGACAGACCGGTGCCTAAGCGGTCCGTGGACGACTCGAAGCCTGGACTGAGGCCCTACTCGGAGATGGACATAAGGGCTCCTCTGCAAAAAACCTCCTCGGAGGAAAGCAGGAAAGCTCGCCCGGCCTCGGATGCCGGCAGGACCACCCTGCCCAGATACAACCCACCTGTGGAGTTCAGAGAGCGCTCTG AGTCCGCCGGGGTCCGCTTTGCCCCCGACCCTCCTCATCGAGTACAGGACTCCCAGCGGGAACCTCCCTCACCCAAGCAGGCTTTGCTCCCCCCTAAATTCCTCACCTCCGATTCCGGCCAGAGCCCGACCCCTCCCTgcctctcctcttcatcctcttcatcctcggTCGACAATGCTGTCTCCAAACCGCCGAGGACGGTGTCCCTAGATGTGCCTCGACCTGCTCATGCTGCCTCTGCTTCGTCAGCTGACTCCAACATGCCTCCCCCCATCCCTCCTCATGCCAAGCAGCCTCCCGTCCCTCCACCTAAACCCTCCAACCGCAACAGCAGCCTCTTGCTGCCTG CAGATCCTTCTCAGCCTGGCAACGCTGCCATCGTAGTCCCAGTACCTGCCAAGCGCTCCCCACCAACCCCACCCAAGAGGATGACGCCCGTCACCAACCGCCACTCAGTGGATCCCTCTCAGGTCCCCGAGTGCCCCCCTGCCGAGCCCTCCTCTGCCCCTGTTGAGGTGCCCCCGGCTGTCCTTAGAGAAGAAAGCAAGGAGAATCCAGCAGTTCCAGAGCCTTTGCCGCCCTCCCACATACCTCCATCACCTCCCAGGGTTAAGTCGCTCCAGCTGCCCAGCAAAACCTCCTTTGATCCCTTGCCCACTGTGCAAGCTGAGCCCCCCAGCCCAACCACAGAGCCTCCCAGCCAGCCTCCACCCATCCCTCTACACATCCTGATCCAGAGAGCTCTGGCTAACCCCGGCCCGGTTCAGCCCAAATCAGATGGCTCACAGAGGGCCCACTCGCTGCTGTTTGAGTCTCCTCCAAATCTCTTCGAAGAGGCAGGGGGCAACCTGCGCCATTCCCTCCCCGTCACCATCGAGCCTCTCAGGCT GCCCGAGGATGACGACTTCGACAtggaggaggagctgaggaAGCTCAACCCTATGAGGGCTCCCCGCCAGCCGAACCTGGAGCCCCGCAGCAGGACAGGGCTGGTGGAGGACCCCAGAGTGAGCGTCATCCCTGAGGGAGGGGGCCCCGAAGAGGATTCGGACTCAGACGGCCCCATCCTGTACCGAGACgacaaagaggaggaggatgatgatgatgatgaggaagggCCTCCAA GTGGGCTGGCGAGCCGTGTGAATAGGAAAGACACGTTGGCTCTGAAGTTGGAGAGACAGGAGCGGGATGCTCAGGAAAACCAGGACGGTATGAGCTGGAACAACAAGGAGCAGTGGTTGGCTGTGAGGAACAAGATCGGTACCACCCTTACACG GCGGCTGAGTCAGAGACCAACAGCAGAGGAgctggagcagagaaacatcctTCAAG CCAAGAATGAAGTGGACCGGCGGCTGGAGAGAAGCGAGATTAAACGGAGGCTCACCAGAAAG TTGTCTCAAAGACCCACGGTGGCCGAGCTGCAGGCCAGGAAGATCCTCCGCTTCCACGAGTATGTGGAGAGCACCCACGCCGAGGACTACGACCGGAGAGCGGACAAACCCTGGACCAAGCTCACTCCTGCTGACAAG GCGGCCATCCGTAAGGAGCTGAATGAATTCAAAAGTTCGGAGATGGAGGTTCATGAGGACAGCAGGATCTACACCCG GTTTCATCGGCCTTAG